From one Flavobacterium sp. N502536 genomic stretch:
- a CDS encoding response regulator transcription factor, whose amino-acid sequence MNRVLLVEDDPRVASFITRGLEEHLYEVKTITKGFEAIKEVMENEYNIIILDIMLPDITGFEVCEVLRSRKIIVPILILSALDTPQEKVKGLQSGADDYLAKPFMFEELLARINAQLRRAEFSTGILDFQSYAGIEINMKEQSATRDGKELNLSSRELKLLIFFMKNRETALSRVAIAQAVWNIDFDSTSNTVDVYINYLRNKVDKNFPTPLIHTIKGTGYMLKQKS is encoded by the coding sequence ATGAACAGAGTATTATTAGTCGAAGACGATCCCAGAGTTGCCTCTTTTATTACAAGAGGACTTGAAGAACATTTGTATGAAGTAAAAACCATCACCAAAGGTTTTGAAGCCATTAAGGAGGTCATGGAAAATGAGTACAATATCATCATTCTCGATATCATGCTGCCGGACATCACCGGATTTGAAGTTTGTGAAGTTTTACGAAGCCGAAAAATAATAGTGCCCATCCTAATTTTAAGTGCACTCGATACGCCTCAGGAAAAAGTAAAAGGCCTCCAATCCGGCGCCGATGATTATCTAGCGAAACCTTTTATGTTTGAAGAACTCTTGGCCCGAATCAATGCCCAGCTGCGTCGCGCCGAATTCAGCACCGGAATTCTCGATTTTCAATCCTATGCCGGAATCGAAATCAATATGAAAGAACAAAGTGCAACAAGAGACGGAAAAGAACTCAACCTTTCGTCAAGAGAACTCAAACTCTTAATTTTCTTTATGAAAAACCGCGAAACCGCATTATCAAGAGTCGCAATCGCGCAAGCCGTCTGGAATATTGATTTTGACAGTACCTCAAACACAGTCGACGTTTACATTAACTATTTGCGCAATAAAGTCGACAAAAACTTCCCTACTCCACTCATTCATACGATAAAAGGAACCGGGTATATGTTGAAGCAGAAGAGTTGA
- a CDS encoding JAB domain-containing protein produces the protein MKSKKEKQDWKIASEIELIYKNKVRVSERPHLSSSKTAYELALKVWDMGKIEFFEQCKVFLLNRSNKVLGVYEVSSGGTSGISVDLKLLFASLIKANASAFIMIHNHPSGKTLPSIADRLFTKKVNEAAILLDIKLVDHLIITLEGYYSFADNGNFFEDGF, from the coding sequence ATGAAATCGAAGAAAGAAAAACAGGATTGGAAAATTGCATCCGAAATTGAATTGATTTATAAAAATAAAGTAAGAGTTTCGGAACGACCTCATCTTTCATCCTCTAAAACGGCTTACGAACTAGCTTTGAAAGTTTGGGACATGGGTAAAATTGAGTTCTTCGAACAGTGTAAAGTTTTTTTACTCAATCGTTCAAATAAGGTGTTAGGGGTTTATGAAGTATCTTCCGGAGGTACATCAGGAATTTCGGTAGATCTTAAATTATTGTTTGCTTCACTAATTAAGGCAAATGCATCTGCTTTTATTATGATTCATAATCATCCTTCGGGTAAAACGCTGCCTTCAATTGCTGATCGATTATTTACAAAAAAAGTTAACGAAGCAGCAATTCTTTTAGATATTAAATTGGTAGATCATTTAATTATTACTTTGGAAGGTTATTATTCTTTTGCGGATAACGGTAATTTTTTTGAAGATGGGTTTTAA
- a CDS encoding HAMP domain-containing histidine kinase: MNLKNKLAVNSTLLFAFIVGLLMAGSFLLFRSHMKDLYYDNLEDHAMTAALFYFKKDEIKEFTNERYHQIEVQYNRINNESIRVYDAKTKKLYLKDSVDIPLTDHDLNSIVKNKMESFSINDRQFVGLFYKDNQGDFIIVVSGIDRAGNRQLDILGFMFILFYLAGIPLNYLMGTFLARQTFRPFSEVIAKVNTITTENLHSRLEVQQAHGKDEIKELVTTFNYLLERLETGIMTQKNFLKNASHELKTPLTIIIGDIDVSLQQPRTNEQYEEILKSLRKDTLHLKSTLEGLLVLSGLELSEPQQMETVRIDEILWNVLEKKAIEYPESKVSVDLSALAEHENLLSVYANKHMLFIALYNILDNAIKFSFPEPVTVFTLAEKNKLLIQITDQGPGIAEQDKEAIFDLFFRSDHTRHIQGQGLGLFITMQILKLHHITVNVDSEVGKSTSITLQFP, translated from the coding sequence ATGAATCTTAAAAATAAGTTAGCTGTAAATTCTACTTTGCTTTTTGCTTTTATTGTCGGGTTGCTCATGGCCGGATCTTTTCTTCTTTTCAGAAGCCACATGAAAGATCTTTACTATGACAATCTGGAAGATCATGCGATGACAGCTGCCTTATTTTATTTCAAAAAAGACGAAATAAAAGAATTCACCAACGAACGTTATCACCAAATTGAAGTTCAATACAACCGAATCAACAACGAATCGATACGGGTTTACGATGCCAAAACAAAAAAATTATACCTAAAGGATTCTGTTGACATTCCGCTAACCGATCACGATCTGAATAGTATTGTAAAAAACAAAATGGAATCGTTTTCGATAAACGACAGGCAGTTTGTGGGGTTATTTTACAAAGACAATCAGGGCGATTTTATAATTGTAGTCTCGGGTATCGATCGTGCCGGTAACCGACAGCTGGATATTCTGGGCTTTATGTTTATTCTTTTCTATCTGGCCGGTATTCCGCTAAACTATCTTATGGGAACCTTTTTAGCCCGACAAACCTTCCGTCCTTTCTCGGAAGTCATTGCAAAAGTAAATACCATCACCACCGAGAACCTGCATTCGAGATTAGAAGTTCAGCAGGCTCATGGGAAAGACGAAATCAAAGAACTGGTTACCACTTTCAACTATCTTTTAGAAAGGCTCGAAACCGGTATTATGACGCAAAAAAATTTCCTCAAAAACGCGTCACACGAACTTAAGACTCCCCTAACCATTATCATTGGAGATATCGATGTATCCCTGCAACAGCCCAGAACAAACGAGCAATATGAAGAGATCTTAAAATCGCTTCGAAAAGACACCCTGCACTTAAAATCAACTTTAGAAGGACTTCTGGTATTATCGGGACTTGAACTGTCTGAACCTCAGCAAATGGAAACAGTAAGGATCGACGAAATACTATGGAATGTTCTGGAAAAGAAAGCAATCGAATATCCCGAATCAAAAGTATCGGTAGATTTGAGTGCACTGGCAGAACACGAAAATTTACTTTCGGTCTATGCCAATAAACACATGCTTTTTATAGCGCTGTACAATATTCTGGACAATGCCATTAAATTCTCATTTCCTGAGCCGGTAACTGTTTTTACGCTTGCAGAAAAAAACAAACTTTTGATACAAATTACCGATCAGGGGCCCGGAATTGCAGAGCAGGACAAGGAAGCTATTTTTGATCTTTTTTTCAGAAGCGATCATACCCGTCACATACAAGGACAAGGATTGGGGCTTTTTATTACCATGCAGATACTCAAACTGCATCACATTACCGTTAACGTCGATTCTGAAGTCGGAAAAAGCACTTCTATCACTTTGCAATTTCCATAA
- a CDS encoding bestrophin family protein, whose product MIIKKKNTWFKMLFEWRGSVLPQLLPRLLLLLLFSFAVVYFKPWLIQYDLHINPAIFTLFGIALAIFLGFRNSVSYDRFWEGRKLWGALLNDTRSLARQSITLIPDQEYEAKREKFTNLLIAFVYSLKHQLRETDPTTDMKRLLPQELEEQLQEARYKPIILLRELGLWVKNAKSENKIDSVTQLAFEENLNKLSDIVGGCERIAGTPIPYTYSVLLHRTVYIYCFLLSFGFVETMGWITPFIIVFIAYTFVALEAIADELENPFGLQPNDLALDAMSEMIENTLLELNNKKINPVRQQKNYFIT is encoded by the coding sequence ATGATTATAAAGAAAAAGAATACCTGGTTCAAAATGCTCTTTGAGTGGAGAGGTTCCGTTTTACCACAACTGCTTCCGAGGCTTTTACTGCTGCTGTTATTCTCCTTCGCCGTTGTTTATTTTAAACCCTGGCTGATTCAATACGATCTGCACATCAATCCTGCTATTTTTACCCTATTCGGTATTGCTCTGGCAATCTTCCTCGGTTTTAGAAACAGTGTGAGTTACGATCGTTTCTGGGAAGGCAGAAAACTATGGGGCGCTTTGCTCAACGACACCCGATCTCTCGCACGCCAAAGCATCACGCTTATCCCCGATCAGGAATACGAAGCCAAACGCGAAAAGTTTACTAATTTGCTTATTGCTTTTGTATACAGTCTCAAACACCAACTTAGAGAAACTGACCCTACTACCGATATGAAACGACTGCTTCCACAAGAACTCGAAGAACAGTTACAGGAAGCTCGGTACAAACCAATCATCCTTTTAAGAGAACTGGGACTTTGGGTTAAAAACGCCAAATCAGAAAACAAAATCGACAGTGTCACACAATTGGCTTTTGAAGAAAACCTAAACAAACTGTCTGACATTGTTGGCGGATGCGAACGAATTGCCGGTACTCCTATCCCCTACACCTATAGTGTATTGTTGCACAGAACGGTTTATATTTATTGCTTTTTATTGTCCTTTGGCTTTGTCGAAACTATGGGCTGGATTACGCCCTTCATCATTGTTTTTATTGCCTATACTTTTGTGGCCCTAGAAGCAATTGCAGACGAACTCGAAAACCCTTTCGGATTACAGCCTAACGATCTGGCACTCGATGCAATGTCGGAAATGATTGAAAACACCTTATTAGAATTAAACAATAAAAAGATAAACCCGGTACGTCAGCAAAAGAATTACTTTATTACCTAA
- a CDS encoding PorT family protein — MKKYISTSIKSIATMTAILAICLQGYSQDKKQELSISVAGPGSFLKYGFAGELVPGNGISAGIRYSYYLNEGLSIGIGAEYQTYSSDAKFAFVSGQYATTDAEQENFQFRYKATNLREEQNLGYVNVPIGIQYETSGTSKLYIAAGAKVGFAVKGCYQTTIQNLTTSGYYPQYNVELFNPAFAGFASTNDVKTEEQDLDTKVSYSATIETGLKQSIGKRSSIYIGLYLDYGLNNIYDRTSGKNLVQYNPELPVKLQHNSVLDSPLANNVRLVSYGLKLRYALR, encoded by the coding sequence ATGAAAAAATATATCAGTACCTCTATAAAATCTATAGCTACAATGACGGCAATTCTGGCGATTTGTCTGCAGGGTTATAGTCAGGATAAAAAACAGGAACTATCGATCTCTGTCGCAGGACCGGGTTCTTTTCTAAAATATGGTTTTGCCGGTGAGCTGGTACCCGGAAACGGAATTAGTGCAGGAATTCGATATTCTTATTATCTAAATGAAGGATTGAGTATCGGAATCGGCGCTGAGTATCAAACCTACAGCTCTGATGCAAAATTTGCATTTGTTAGCGGGCAATACGCAACAACCGATGCTGAACAGGAAAACTTTCAATTCCGATATAAGGCTACTAATTTGAGAGAAGAACAAAACTTAGGTTATGTAAATGTTCCGATCGGAATTCAGTATGAAACTTCAGGAACAAGCAAATTATATATTGCTGCCGGAGCCAAAGTAGGATTTGCTGTTAAAGGATGTTACCAAACTACCATCCAGAACCTTACTACCAGCGGTTACTATCCGCAATACAATGTAGAATTGTTTAACCCGGCATTTGCAGGCTTTGCCAGTACCAATGATGTAAAAACCGAAGAACAGGATTTAGACACCAAAGTATCTTATTCGGCTACGATTGAAACAGGTTTAAAACAAAGCATTGGAAAAAGAAGCTCGATTTATATCGGACTTTATTTAGACTATGGTTTGAATAATATCTACGATAGAACTAGCGGTAAAAATCTGGTTCAGTACAATCCGGAACTTCCTGTAAAGCTGCAACACAACAGCGTACTTGATTCTCCGTTGGCAAACAATGTCAGATTGGTCTCTTACGGACTTAAGTTGAGATATGCTTTGCGTTAA